Proteins encoded in a region of the Puntigrus tetrazona isolate hp1 chromosome 12, ASM1883169v1, whole genome shotgun sequence genome:
- the foxh1 gene encoding forkhead box protein H1 codes for MSCRFSHNQRPARESTAELTWSQQSEGLRSDHPCLLPLYISMTKHWGGPGLLAPPANTVGAGAQHDHHLDCRTSYSSSNTSCHCSTNALLEFGGRLSTSTGMAQDSCYRAKPSDQNAWEMQDGNSSGGKKKNYQRYPKPPYSYLAMIAMVIQNSPEKKLTLSEILKEISTLFPFFKGNYKGWRDSVRHNLSSYDCFVKVLKDPGKPQGKGNFWTVEVSRIPLELLKRQNTAVSRQDETIFAQDLAPYIFQGYAQPNKSKTLPTDLSLPPVPTRHSPPPSEDPYRPKLDSTFAIDSLLHSLRPASSAGEGLRERESWGIGPPPHTRSTTPPRPCNGSYNCSSSTSSVSPASDLSDEEWRGVTLVGKRLGDRGSTSDGYSDSCPPPNKSSKRNTTPPWELPTSYAKYTPPNAVAPPSMRFNGNPFMPLGGIPFYGYGGAHVTSSHLIGHPYWPILPSGPVSIQAPPLLMDLDSMLQSVPPNKSVFDALGPNNQTAHPPPNQYALQNGPSLCKYSL; via the exons AGTTGACCTGGAGCCAGCAGTCTGAGGGGTTGAGGAGCGACCATCCCTGCCTCCTCCCCCTCTACATCAGCATGACAAAGCACTGGGGGGGTCCGGGCTTGTTGGCACCACCCGCGAACACTGTAGGAGCAGGAGCCCAACACGACCATCACCTTGACTGCAGAACCAGCTATTCCTCTTCCAACACCAGCTGTCACTGCTCCACAAACGCACTGTTGGAGTTCGGTGGCCGGCTGAGTACGTCCACAGGGATGGCGCAGGACTCCTGTTACAGAGCCAAACCGTCGGATCAGAACGCATGGGAAATGCAGGATGGAAACTCCAGCGGAGGAAAGAAGAAGAACTATCAGCGTTATCCCAAACCACCTTACTCGTACCTAGCTATGATTGCCATGGTCATCCAGAACTCTCCGGAGAAGAAACTCACTTTGTCAGAG ATTCTGAAGGAGATCAGCACTCTCTTTCCATTCTTCAAGGGAAATTACAAAGGCTGGAGGGACTCAGTCCGACACAACCTGTCTTCTTACGACTGTTTCGTGaag GTGCTTAAGGATCCTGGTAAACCCCAAGGTAAAGGTAACTTTTGGACTGTAGAAGTGAGCCGAATTCCTCTGGAGCTCCTAAAAAGGCAAAATACGGCAGTATCTCGTCAGGATGAAACTATCTTTGCTCAGGACCTTGCCCCGTACATCTTTCAAGGTTACGCTCAGCCGAACAAATCCAAAACTCTGCCCACTGACCTGTCCTTACCCCCTGTTCCCACCCGTCACAGCCCACCCCCATCAGAGGACCCCTATCGTCCCAAACTGGACTCCACATTTGCTATAGATTCTCTCCTGCATAGCCTCAGGCCTGCCAGTTCTGCTGGGGAAGGGctgcgagagagagaaagttggGGCATCGGGCCTCCTCCGCACACTCGCTCTACCACTCCACCACGTCCTTGTAATGGCTCGTATAATTGCAGTTCGTCAACCAGCTCCGTCAGTCCTGCGTCGGATTTGTCAGACGAGGAATGGAGAGGGGTGACACTCGTTGGGAAAAGATTAGGTGATCGAGGATCAACTTCAGACGGATACAGTGACTCCTGCCCCCCACCAAACAAAAGTTCAAAACGCAACACCACACCTCCATGGGAGCTGCCGACTTCCTACGCCAAGTATACCCCTCCCAACGCAGTAGCCCCTCCTAGCATGCGCTTTAATGGAAACCCGTTCATGCCACTAGGCGGTATTCCGTTCTACGGTTATGGTGGTGCACATGTCACTTCATCACACTTGATTGGTCACCCTTACTGGCCCATCCTACCAAGTGGGCCAGTTTCCATACAAGCCCCGCCCCTACTCATGGACTTGGACAGTATGCTGCAATCTGTTCCACCCAATAAGAGCGTGTTTGATGCGCTTGGCCCCAACAATCAGACTGCTCATCCACCTCCAAACCAGTATGCCCTTCAAAACGGGCCTTCCCTTTGCAAATACTCTCTTTAA